In Oncorhynchus tshawytscha isolate Ot180627B linkage group LG28, Otsh_v2.0, whole genome shotgun sequence, a genomic segment contains:
- the zgc:113531 gene encoding von Willebrand factor C domain-containing protein 2-like, with the protein MVSNQHYSMGVMHSALSLLFCVQFGLSFSVAGHENTCDANGSVYYVGEWYFLESDHCTQCECTTEGSSCARTECTSLPAACIHVSHYPTDCCPRCEKIGCEYRGVVYELGQNFQPNECEQCTCDSDGIARCLVADCAPPPCINPIYTKGKCCPECPEGPNCYVDSTRSQVIPGHEPLWVDSCTKCRCHDSGDAGYWEGNRLATCSRVRNCTPGETSQKN; encoded by the exons ATGGTTTCAAATCAGCACTATTCGATGGGGGTTATGCATTCCGCgttgtctctactgttctgtgtCCAGTtcggtctgtctttctctgtggcTGGACATGAGAACACCTGTGATGCGAACGGCAGCGTCTACTATGTGGGAGAATGGTACTTTCTAGAATCGGACCACTGCACGCAGTGTGAATGCACCACAGAGGGGTCGTCTTGTGCACGGACGGAGTGTACCTCTTTGCCGGCCGCTTGCATCCATGTCAGCCACTATCCCACTGACTGCTGTCCAAGATGTGAGAAAATAGGCTGCGAGTACCGGGGAGTGGTGTACGAACTGGGACAAAACTTCCAG CCCAACGAGTGCGAGCAGTGTACCTGTGACAGTGATGGCATCGCCCGCTGCCTGGTGGCAGACTGCGCTCCCCCGCCCTGCATCAACCCTATCTACACCAAAGGGAAGTGCTGCCCAGAGTGCCCAGAGG GGCCCAACTGCTATGTGGATTCAACCCGGAGCCAGGTGATTCCAGGACATGAACCACTGTGGGTGGACTCCTGCACCAAGTGCCGCTGTCACGACTCAGGTGACGCTGGCTACTGGGAGGGCAACCGCTTGGCCACCTGTTCCCGCGTACGCAACTGCACCCCTGGAGAGACTAGCCAGAAAAACTGA